The following are encoded in a window of Panicum virgatum strain AP13 chromosome 5N, P.virgatum_v5, whole genome shotgun sequence genomic DNA:
- the LOC120675295 gene encoding ABC transporter B family member 4-like — protein sequence MDATASGGGDQNGIGRDGGEKKDASAAAAAKKVSLLGMFRYADRLDVLLMVVGAVGAVANGVAEPLMTVIFGNVIDSFGDSTAPSVIRSVSKVVLKFIYLGIGAAVASFLQVSCWTMAGERQSARIRSLYLDAVLRQDIAFFDTELTTGQAVSRMSSDTLVIQDALGEKAGKLLQLASAFFGGFVIAFTRGWLLTLVMLTSLPLIAIAGAVSAQFLTKVSSKKLTSYGDAGDTVEQTIGAIRTVVSFNGEKKAIAMYKKLIKKAYKTDILEGLINGFGMGSVFCIFFASYGLGFWYGGKLIVDKGYTGGKIITVLFAVIAGAASLGNATPSLSAIAKGQSAAYRLFETIERKPKIDSGDTSGMVLEDIKGDVELKDVHFRYPSRPDQLILDGLSLQVASGTTMAIVGESGSGKSTVISLVERLYDPQAGEVLIDGINIKNIRLSWIREKIGLVSQEPVLFMTSIKDNIMYGKEDATLEEIKRAAELANAANFIDKLPNGYETLVGQRGAQLSGGQKQRIAIARAILKDPKILLLDEATSALDVESERIVQEALNRIMVERTTLVAHRLSTVRNVDCITVVHQGKIVEQGPHDALVKDPNGAYSQLIRLQESRVDERHKQAGSGVPDSRSKSTSLSFRQSMNKNSFGNNNRYSFKNPLGLSAELHEDRIMGAQKTEELSDVVAHKKASIGRLFKLNIPEVPVLLLGSIAAAVHGVIFPLFGIIISGAIKSFYEPPDKLKKDTSFWALICVVMGVACLISIPAEYSLFAFAGGKLIERIRTLSFQSIVHQEVGWFDNALNSSGALGTKLSVDALNVQRLAGDNLSLIVQFIASLTTGFVIAFAADWRLALVITCVIPLVGAQGYAQVKFLKGFNEDAKEMYENASQIATDAVGNIRTVASFSAEKRVVATYNENCEALRKQGIRSGVVGGLGYGFTFLILHLTYGLCFYVGAQFVRQGKTTFPDVFKVFFALVLASLGVSQASALASDATKARDSAISIFSILDRKSKIDSSINDGMTLDNVTGNINFNNVSFKYPQRPDVQIFSDFTLHIPSGKTVALVGESGSGKSTIIALLERFYDPDSGGISLDGVEIKSLKVRWLRDQMGLVGQEPVLFNDTIRANITYGKHGEVTEEEVMAVAKAANAHEFVSGLPQGYDTLVGEKGIQLSGGQKQRIAIARAIIKDPKILLLDEATSALDAESERIVQDALDRVMVSRTTIVVAHRLSTIKGADMIAVLKEGKIVEKGRHEALMRIKDGAYASLVELRSES from the exons agaaGGTGTCGCTGCTCGGCATGTTCCGGTACGCTGACCGCCTGGACGTGCTGCTGATGGTGGTCGGCGCGGTGGGGGCGGTGGCCAATGGCGTGGCGGAGCCCCTCATGACCGTCATCttcggcaacgtcatcgactcCTTCGGCGACAGCACCGCGCCGAGCGTCATCCGCAGCGTCAGCAAG GTTGTTCTCAAGTTCATATATTTGGGCATCGGAGCAGCTGTTGCCTCCTTCCTTC AGGTGTCGTGCTGGACGATGGCTGGAGAAAGGCAGTCAGCCCGCATCCGTTCTCTGTACCTCGACGCTGTCCTGAGGCAAGATATTGCATTCTTCGATACAGAGTTGACAACAGGCCAAGCAGTTTCCAGGATGTCCAGCGATACCCTCGTGATTCAGGACGCGCTTGGCGAGAAG GCAGGAAAGCTTCTGCAACTCGCATCTGCCTTTTTTGGTGGTTTTGTAATCGCATTTACAAGAGGCTGGCTCCTCACTCTTGTCATGCTAACATCACTACCGCTAATTGCTATTGCCGGTGCAGTTTCTGCGCAGTTTCTAACCAAGGTTTCTAGCAAGAAACTGACATCTTATGGGGATGCTGGGGACACAGTTGAGCAGACCATCGGAGCTATACGAACG GTAGTTTCGTTCAATGGTGAGAAAAAAGCTATTGCAATGTACAAAAAATTGATCAAGAAGGCATACAAGACTGATATTTTGGAAGGCCTCATCAATGGTTTTGGCATGGGATCTGTC ttcTGCATTTTCTTCGCCAGCTATGGGCTAGGTTTCTGGTATGGTGGGAAGCTAATCGTTGACAAAGGCTACACTGGAGGGAAAATTATcacagttttgtttgctgtgatAGCTGGCGCTGC TTCTTTAGGTAATGCAACACCTTCTTTATCTGCAATTGCCAAGGGTCAGTCTGCAGCATACAGATTGTTTGAAACCATAGAAAGGAAACCAAAGATAGATTCAGGTGATACCAGTGGCATGGTCTTAGAAGATATCAAGGGTGATGTCGAGCTAAAAGACGTTCACTTTCGCTACCCTTCAAGACCTGATCAGTTGATATTAGATGGATTGTCATTACAAGTAGCCAGTGGGACAACAATGGCCATAGTTGGAGAGAGTGGAAGTGGCAAGTCAACTGTTATCAGCCTAGTTGAACGACTCTATGATCCACAGGCTGGTGAAGTTCTGATAGACGGCATTAACATCAAGAACATTAGGCTCAGTTGGATAAGAGAGAAGATTGGTCTGGTCAGCCAAGAACCGGTGCTCTTTATGACCTCCATTAAAGATAACATCATGTACGGTAAAGAAGATGCGACACTTGAAGAGATCAAGAGAGCAGCTGAGCTTGCAAATGCAGCAAACTTCATCGACAAGTTGCCGAAT GGCTATGAGACATTGGTTGGGCAGCGTGGCGCACAACTTTCTGGAGGACAGAAGCAAAGAATTGCAATAGCAAGAGCCATCCTTAAAGATCCAAAAATACTTTTGCTTGATGAAGCAACAAGTGCATTGGATGTGGAATCTGAGCGGATAGTTCAGGAGGCACTGAATAGGATAATGGTGGAAAGGACCACACTTGTTGCTCATCGTTTAAGCACTGTAAGGAATGTTGACTGCATAACAGTTGTCCATCAAGGAAAAATAGTTGAACAAGG TCCTCATGATGCATTGGTTAAGGATCCTAATGGGGCCTACTCCCAGCTTATTAGGCTACAAGAGAGTCGTGTCGATGAAAGGCATAAACAAGCAGGCTCTGGGGTACCAGATTCCAGATCAAAAAGCACCAGTTTGTCATTTAGACAGTCAATGAATAAAAATTCTTTTGGTAATAACAACAGATATTCCTTCAAGAACCCCTTAGGATTGTCAGCTGAACTACATGAAGATAGGATCATGGGTGCACAGAAAACAGAAGAGCTCTCTGATGTTGTGGCACATAAGAAAGCATCAATAGGACGTCTTTTCAAGCTGAACATACCAGAAGTTCCAGTTCTTCTGTTAGGTTCTATAGCAGCAGCAGTACATGGAGTCATTTTCCCATTGTTTGGTATAATAATATCTGGTGCTATAAAATCGTTCTATGAACCACCAGATAAGCTGAAAAAGGATACCAGCTTTTGGGCTCTGATATGTGTTGTTATGGGGGTTGCATGTTTGATTTCAATCCCAGCAGAATATTCTTTGTTTGCGTTTGCTGGTGGCAAACTTATAGAACGTATACGTACTTTGTCATTTCAAAGCATTGTGCACCAAGAAGTTGGTTGGTTTGACAATGCCTTGAATTCCAG TGGGGCACTTGGAACAAAGCTCTCAGTTGACGCCTTAAATGTTCAGCGCTTAGCAGGAGATAATTTGTCCCTTATAGTGCAGTTCATAGCTTCATTAACAACTGGATTTGTCATAGCCTTTGCTGCAGACTGGAGGCTTGCCCTGGTCATCACATGTGTTATTCCTTTGGTAGGCGCGCAAGGTTATGCTCAAGTAAAGTTCTTGAAGGGGTTTAATGAAGATGCTAAG GAGATGTATGAAAATGCAAGTCAAATTGCAACTGATGCTGTTGGTAATATCAGAACAGTAGCATCTTTCTCTGCTGAGAAAAGAGTGGTTGCAACATACAACGAGAACTGTGAAGCTCTAAGGAAACAGGGCATTCGAAGTGGAGTTGTTGGAGGGCTTGGTTATGGCTTCACATTCTTAATTTTGCATCTCACATATGGTCTTTGTTTCTATGTTGGTGCACAGTTTGTACGTCAGGGAAAAACTACTTTTCCAGATGTTTTCAAG GTTTTCTTCGCCTTAGTTTTGGCATCTCTTGGGGTTTCACAGGCTAGTGCACTGGCTTCTGATGCAACAAAGGCAAGGGATTCTGCTATATCCATTTTCAGTATTCTGGATAGGAAGTCAAAAATCGACTCAAGTATCAATGATGGGATGACACTGGATAATGTCACTGGAAACATTAATTTCAACAATGTCAGTTTCAAGTACCCGCAACGCCCTGATGTCCAGATATTCAGTGACTTTACCTTGCACATTCCTTCTGGAAAG acAGTAGCACTTGTTGGAGAGAGTGGTAGCGGCAAGTCCACCATAATTGCGTTACTGGAGCGTTTCTATGATCCTGATTCTGGTGGAATCTCACTAGATGGTGTTGAAATTAAAAGCCTAAAAGTTAGGTGGCTAAGGGATCAAATGGGGCTGGTAGGCCAGGAGCCGGTGCTTTTCAATGACACAATCCGTGCCAACATAACATACGGGAAACACGGTGAGGTAACAGAGGAAGAGGTTATGGCTGTGGCCAAGGCAGCCAATGCCCATGAGTTCGTATCAGGCTTGCCACAAGGATACGACACCCTGGTGGGAGAGAAAGGAATTCAGCTATCTGGTGGGCAAAAACAACGGATAGCTATTGCAAGGGCCATAATCAAGGATCCTAAGATATTACTACTTGATGAAGCAACCAGCGCCCTGGATGCTGAATCTGAGCGCATCGTTCAGGATGCATTGGACCGAGTCATGGTCAGCCGAACGACTATTGTGGTGGCACACCGCCTCTCCACGATCAAAGGGGCTGATATGATTGCGGTCCTAAAGGAAGGGAAGATTGTAGAGAAGGGAAGGCACGAAGCCCTGATGCGCATCAAGGATGGAGCCTACGCTTCATTAGTAGAGCTCCGTTCTGAATCTTAA